In the genome of Vanacampus margaritifer isolate UIUO_Vmar chromosome 1, RoL_Vmar_1.0, whole genome shotgun sequence, one region contains:
- the LOC144040718 gene encoding galectin-8-like: MSVANAKLSVLKPVIPYTGSIPGGLHPGEIIIIQGTVPSNADRFQIDLSCGGSTRPPSDVALHFSPRFKGSPCVRCNSLLQETWGQEETLQQLPYKRGAPFETLILVHKDAFKVAVNGAHLLEYKHRIPLNRINTFSVSGKVQVQAIGYIPNSAIYSESGDLSLPYKGSILKGLSPGQHITIKGQISMYPHSVTVNLCNSTTQSIALHLNPRMKSSTFIRNSYLNGSWGQEERELLFFPFSPGEYFEILLLCQAHQFKLAVNGLHSFEFKHRVQDLSTINLLEIMGDLELMDVKLW; encoded by the exons ATGTCGGTGGCAAACGCGAAGCTTAGTGTCCTGAAGCCG GTGATCCCATATACAGGATCTATACCTGGAGGCCTGCATCCCGGAGAGATCATCATCATCCAGGGCACTGTACCTTCAAATGCtgacag GTTTCAGATCGACCTGTCCTGCGGCGGCAGTACCAGGCCGCCTTCTGACGTGGCCTTGCACTTCAGCCCTCGCTTTAAGGGCTCGCCCTGCGTGCGGTGCAACTCCCTGCTGCAGGAGACCTGGGGCCAAGAGGAGACGCTGCAACAGCTGCCCTATAAACGTGGGGCCCCATTTGAGACCCTCATCCTGGTGCACAAGGACGCCTTTAAG gTAGCAGTAAATGGAGCTCACCTACTAGAATACAAACATAGAATCCCACTAAATAGGATCAACACATTTTCCGTGTCTGGGAAGGTCCAAGTGCAGGCTATAGGCTACATCCCAAACTCT GCAATATACTCAGAGTCTGGTGACCTG AGCCTCCCATATAAAGGCAGCATACTAAAAGGCCTAAGCCCTGGGCAGCACATAACCATCAAAGGACAGATCAGCATGTATCCTCACAG CGTGACCGTGAACCTCTGCAACAGCACAACGCAGAGCATTGCGCTTCACCTCAACCCTCGCATGAAATCCAGCACGTTCATCAGGAACTCGTACCTGAATGGATCCTGGGGTCAGGAGGAGAGGGAGTTgctctttttccctttttctccCGGGGAGTATTTTGAG ATTCTTCTCCTCTGCCAGGCACATCAGTTCAAGCTGGCGGTGAACGGCCTGCACTCGTTTGAGTTCAAACATCGGGTTCAGGACCTGAGCACCATCAACCTGCTGGAGATAATGGGAGACCTGGAGCTCATGGACGTCAAACTGTGGTGA